Proteins encoded within one genomic window of Thunnus maccoyii chromosome 22, fThuMac1.1, whole genome shotgun sequence:
- the LOC121889672 gene encoding low affinity immunoglobulin gamma Fc region receptor II-like isoform X2 yields MTSVLISLLCCTTNQASLTVSPSSSQMFKGDSVSLSCEEDDSSAGWTLRRNTTRETRAECGADWGKSAGSSCNVGYMVPLDSGVYWCESREGATSNSINITVTGGSVILQSPVLPVMEGDDVTLHCKTKTSNLPADFYKDGSLIRTEPAGHMTIHHVSKSDEGLYKCNISSHGESPSSWITVTEKLTSTSPPIVLSVPSVCGLVLLMLLVLLVILVLLVRRSVRRKPKAAELEVGENDITDDITYSDIKVLCHQPQPTRRSRESDPDAVYSAVKRTDVSYGQIVVKSNRMRESDPAAVYSAVRRTETRACPSDPEVIYSSLRKTSTPSHQSNH; encoded by the exons ATGACATCAG TTCTGATCTCACTGCTGTGCTGCACAACAAACCAAG CCTCTCTGACTGTGAGTCCCAGCAGCTCTCAGATGTTTAAAGGAGATTCTGTCTCTCTGAGCTGTGAGGAGGATGACAGCTCTGCTGGATGGACGCTGAGGAGGAACACAACCAGAGAAACCAGAGCTGAGTGTGGAGCTGACTGGGGAAAATCAGCTGGTTCCTCCTGTAACGTCGGCTACATGGTCCCATTGGACAGTGGAGTTTACTGGTGTGAGTCCAGAGAGGGAGCAACCAGTAACAGCATCAACATCACTGTCACTG GTGGATCAGTGATCCTGCAGAGTCCTGTCCTccctgtgatggagggagatgatgtcactctgcactgtaaaacaaagaccTCCAACCTCCCAGCTGATTTCTATAAAGATGGCTCCCTCATCAGGACTGAGcctgcaggtcacatgaccatcCACCATGTTTCCAAGTCTGATGAAGGCCTCTACAAGTGTAACATCAGCAGTCATGGAGAGTCTCCATCCAGCTGGATCACTGTCACAG agaaactcacctccacctctcctcccaTTGTGTTGTCTGTTCCATCTGTCTGTGGTCTGGTTTTACTGATGTTACTGGTTCTCCTTGTGATACTGGTTCTGCTGGTGAGACGAAGTGTTCGGAGAAAACCTAAAG CTGCTGAATTGGAAGTTggagaaaatgacatcacagatGACATCACATACAGTGACATCAAAGTATTGTGTCACCAACCACAGCCAACCAGACGGAGTAGAG AGAGTGATCCTGATGCAGTTTACTCAGCAGTGAAAAGAACAGACGTCAGTTATGGACAAATAGTCGTCAAATCAAACAGGATGAGAG AGAGTGATCCAGCAGCAGTTTACTCAGCAGTGAGAAGAACAGAGACGAGAG cgtGTCCATCAGACCCAGAGGTTATCTACTCTTCACTGAGGAAGACCTCCACACCTTCACACCAGTCCAACCACTGA
- the LOC121889672 gene encoding low affinity immunoglobulin gamma Fc region receptor II-like isoform X1 — protein sequence MDQTSLQCLLFLISLLCCTTNQASLTVSPSSSQMFKGDSVSLSCEEDDSSAGWTLRRNTTRETRAECGADWGKSAGSSCNVGYMVPLDSGVYWCESREGATSNSINITVTGGSVILQSPVLPVMEGDDVTLHCKTKTSNLPADFYKDGSLIRTEPAGHMTIHHVSKSDEGLYKCNISSHGESPSSWITVTEKLTSTSPPIVLSVPSVCGLVLLMLLVLLVILVLLVRRSVRRKPKAAELEVGENDITDDITYSDIKVLCHQPQPTRRSRESDPDAVYSAVKRTDVSYGQIVVKSNRMRESDPAAVYSAVRRTETRACPSDPEVIYSSLRKTSTPSHQSNH from the exons ATGGACCAAACATCTCTTCAGTGTCTGCTCT TTCTGATCTCACTGCTGTGCTGCACAACAAACCAAG CCTCTCTGACTGTGAGTCCCAGCAGCTCTCAGATGTTTAAAGGAGATTCTGTCTCTCTGAGCTGTGAGGAGGATGACAGCTCTGCTGGATGGACGCTGAGGAGGAACACAACCAGAGAAACCAGAGCTGAGTGTGGAGCTGACTGGGGAAAATCAGCTGGTTCCTCCTGTAACGTCGGCTACATGGTCCCATTGGACAGTGGAGTTTACTGGTGTGAGTCCAGAGAGGGAGCAACCAGTAACAGCATCAACATCACTGTCACTG GTGGATCAGTGATCCTGCAGAGTCCTGTCCTccctgtgatggagggagatgatgtcactctgcactgtaaaacaaagaccTCCAACCTCCCAGCTGATTTCTATAAAGATGGCTCCCTCATCAGGACTGAGcctgcaggtcacatgaccatcCACCATGTTTCCAAGTCTGATGAAGGCCTCTACAAGTGTAACATCAGCAGTCATGGAGAGTCTCCATCCAGCTGGATCACTGTCACAG agaaactcacctccacctctcctcccaTTGTGTTGTCTGTTCCATCTGTCTGTGGTCTGGTTTTACTGATGTTACTGGTTCTCCTTGTGATACTGGTTCTGCTGGTGAGACGAAGTGTTCGGAGAAAACCTAAAG CTGCTGAATTGGAAGTTggagaaaatgacatcacagatGACATCACATACAGTGACATCAAAGTATTGTGTCACCAACCACAGCCAACCAGACGGAGTAGAG AGAGTGATCCTGATGCAGTTTACTCAGCAGTGAAAAGAACAGACGTCAGTTATGGACAAATAGTCGTCAAATCAAACAGGATGAGAG AGAGTGATCCAGCAGCAGTTTACTCAGCAGTGAGAAGAACAGAGACGAGAG cgtGTCCATCAGACCCAGAGGTTATCTACTCTTCACTGAGGAAGACCTCCACACCTTCACACCAGTCCAACCACTGA
- the LOC121889775 gene encoding coxsackievirus and adenovirus receptor homolog, producing the protein MMSASNVSLCLLACFLSFTVSTEITVKPGDDVTLQCQSPRGAAITLLEWSRPDLETDGYVFFFRDSRSYEHYQHPSFRGRVQLRDPEMKDGDVSVILKNVNINDAGTYECRVLAGSTGRELINTINLKVEDSGDTAGDISAGGHKDEGEKNGGHNDENMQRCFRVIVGLSVTFLLLVL; encoded by the exons atgatgTCTGCGTCAAACGTCTCTTTGTGTCTCCTCGCATGTTTCCTGTCCTTTACTGTCTCTACAG AGATAACAGTAAAGCCTGGAGATGATGTCACTCTTCAGTGTCAGAGTCCCAGAGGTGCAGCCATCACACTGTTAGAGTGGAGCAGACCTGACCTGGAGACAGATGGTTACGTCTTCTTCTTCAGAGACAGCCGATCATATGAACACTACCAGCATCCATCTTTTCGTGGTCGAGTGCAGCTGAGAGATCCAGAGATGAAGGACGGAGACGTTTCTGTGATTCTGAAGAACGTCAACATCAACGACGCTGGAACATACGAGTGTCGTGTCCTAGCTGGCAGCACAGGACGTGAGCTCATCAACACCATCAACCTGAAGGTTGAAGACTCAG gtgACACAGCTGGAGACATCTCAGCTGGAGGACACAAGGATGAAGGGGAAAAGAATGGAGGACACAACGATGAAAACATGCAAAGATGTTTTAGAGTCATAGTTGGTCTGTCAGTAACATTTCTGTTGTTAGTTTTGTGA